The Saccharolobus shibatae B12 genomic interval TAGTAGTAGATTGTAGTGGTTGGAAAGGTAATGCCAAATGGATTAAGGCAATAGAGTATTTGACGGAACCGATAAACGAGGAAAGCATTATTGTTTATATAGATTCTAAAAACGTTGGAGGGTTTAGTTGGATAGTTCCTTTACCATATGGTACCTTAGTGGGTGCGATCTCGTATAGCGATCCAAAGGCGTTTCTGCCTAATATTAATAAAAGGATTTTAGACATTCATGGGGGAGCAATTCCACGCGTCTCCCCTGTATCTAACATAAAGACTTTGAAGTTTGGTGATTCGACTGGACTTATAAAAACATTTACTGGTGGGGGAATATTTGGTATCGCAAGCTTATTATATCCCTTAGTAAATGGAATCCGTAGTGGGAAATTCAATGAGTATCATTCCAAGTATAAGATTTTAGCTAAAGAGATAAGAAGACAATACTATATAACTAGATTTCTGGAATCCGCCTGGAAGCTTCTTCCAGTTCTATTTAAGTTATATAACGATAAAACGCTCAACATTTACGAAGAGTTTGACTTACATTCACTTCTTATCCATAGATTTCCTCACTAAATTATAGCATCCTTCCCCTTTTTCTATTATTCCCATTTCTATTAGCTTAGATATTACAGCTTGAGGGTTGGAAATGCCTCTAGCCTTAAGATCCATTGTAGCTGCTATCTCACCCACGGAAACATAATTTTTAAAATATTCTATTGCAATCTCAATTTCCTTCTGATTAACAGACATAAGATATATTAATCTAGTATTCATTTAACGTTATCGTGAGTTTAAAATCTTATATGCAACTTGTTAGAATACATAATGTTATAGGGGCAGCGTTAGGAGCGATTATGGGCTTTTTGGTTTCCTCTCAGTGGTATCTTGAACTCAAAGGGATTTTACTATCCGCACTGGTAGTTGGCCTTATTGCAGCAGGAGGATACGTTATAAATGACGTATATGATGTGGAAATAGATAAAATTAACAAACCGTATAGACCTATTCCATCTGGTAGAATATCTGTCAATAAAGCTAAAGCATTGTCAATAACACTATTTGTAATAGGTATTGTTCTTTCAATTCTACTAAATATTTACGCAATAGTAATAGCGTTATTAACTACGATTGGTCTGGTATATTATGCTAAAGATCTAAAGAAAACTGGTTTTTATGGTAATTTGTTAGTGGCAACAACTACTGCTCTTTCAATATTCTATGGTGGACTTGCATTTTTCTCTGATAATTGGCTTTTAAGAATAATAATTCCCACATTTTATTCATTCTTTCTCACACTAATAAGAGAGATAGTAAAGGGTATTGAAGACTATAATGGGGATTTACTTAATAACGTGAAAACATTAGCCACAACCTTGGGGATAAGTAAATCTTGGAGAATAGCTAAAATTCTACTTATGCTTCTATTGGTAATTTCGCCTTTACCGTTCTTTATAGGTTTCAATTTAATTTATATCATAATCTTAATAATCGCTTTTGTTCCCTTTACCATTCTTTCCATAATTCAAAAAGAGACAATAGAAGGAGCCTCTAAAGCTAGAACATATCTAAAAATCTCAGCAATTGCAGGGATAATCGCGTTTTTGTTAGGGAGTCTACCAATTCTTTAAAGGCTAATTTGCTTATCTATTATCTTTCTATACCCTCCCTTTATCCCAACTACTCTTATGTTAATTACTTGAGCTTTCTTATTTTGTGGTATGGATATTGGTAATTTTAGGTCTATAGCCGAATCAATCTCTATATTGGTAAACGTTTTAAAATGAGCTGGAACACCATTTATCATAACATTTATTATTAGTTTATCTAAGCTTATCTCGCTCTCATTTTTCAAGTATAAGTAAATTATGTTGTTATTCACCTTGCTGTCTACACTAAAATTTATTTTAGGAGCTTTTTCAAGTAAGTTGTACGAGGCTAAAATAACTCCATAATCTTTTTCATTATTTGAGTGAAGCGTTGTTGTTACCACATCATTGTTTTCAATTTCTATCTCATCACTATCAGAGCTAGGTAATACTGTGTAGATTGTTTTCCCGTCTGTATCACTTATTTTTACCATTCCTTCCTTACTCTCATTCCTTATCACAAAATATGACTTTTTCATTAATTGAAAAGAAACCGAATCGTTTCGATTTAATATTAATGAGCCTGCACTTAGTCTATACTTAGTGCTAAAACCTTCAATCTTATAGAACGAAATTAGACTTAGATTCAGCAATTCAAGTGTTTGAATAGATGGGTGGTAGACTGCTATCTGATGTTTCCCCTCTTTAGTTATAGGAGTTATATCATAGACTATAGTTGAGATAACTTGGATATCATTTACCTCAGTTTCAAGATTTGGCTTAAACTCTTTGGTTAAGGAGAAGTTATCGAACCAAAGTCTCCATCTAGGCAAATATGTTTTTTCTCGTTTAGCTTGAATTATAAGATAAAACTTAGTAGGTTTAGATGTTATATCTATAGAGAAACTCGCTTCTTTATTTATATTACTTAGCTTGATTGATTTCGTAAAGGACTGATAATCTATCGATCCTTCAAAGTCCCCTTCGTCAAATATCGCTAACTCTCCTTTAGGCATGCATAAAAATAGCAATTACAAGAAAATAAAATGAATGCTGGGAAAAGTCATTAGGTTGATCAAGAGATCTGATCTTATAGTCGAAGTGTTGGATGCCAGAGAGCCTTCTCTAACTAGGTCTAAGAAAATAGAGAACATTTCAATAAAAAATAGCAGGAAAATATTATTAGTATTAAACAAAGGAGATTTAGTACCCTTATGGGTTCTTAGAGCTTGGAAGAATTACTTTAAGGAAGAAGAGAACATTGAGAGTGTTTATATGTCAGCAACTTCCCATTTGGGTACTAAACTTTTACGTGATACAATGAAGTCTATATTAAAGGGAGATAAAGGGATTGTAGTATTTGTGGGGTATCCGAAATCTGGAAAGTCTTCGATAATTAACGCCCTCAAAGGTAAGCATTCAGCTCAAACCTCGGCCCATCCATTAGAATATGGTTATACCAAATCTCTACAATTATTTAAAATTGATAAAAAGATCTATGCGTGGGATACACCTGGCGTCATACCCCCAGATGGCGACGAACTAGAGAAAATAATTAGGGGATCCAACGTAGATTTATTAGAAGACCCCGTAAAACCCGCTTTAATTCTAATAAATAGAATTATTGAATTTTCGAAAGAGAGCTTAATTCACGTTTATAAAGTGGATTTTTCCAATCCTTATGAACTATTAGAAAAAATAGCCATAAAGAGAGGATGGTTCTATAAGAGTACTAAAGAGCCCAATATTGATATGGCTGCTAAGGCCATAATAAGGGATTACCACGAAGGCAAAATTGCTTATTATACTCTCCCCCCTAGTCTATATAGAGATGATTAGAGCAATAGTGTTTGACGCTGATAAAACCTTGTGGGATCATCACAATATATCGGAGTTTGAAGAACCTTTAAAGCTTGTAGATGCAAACACTTTAGAGGATTCAAAAGGTAGAGTTCTCCATTTGTTTCCAGACGTTAGAGAGACTCTTAAGGAATTAAAAAATAGAGGTTACATATTAGGTCTAGCTACGTGGAATTTTGAAGATAAGGCAAATAAAGTATTAGCTACACTAGATTTGCTTCAATATTTTGATATAATTGTAGCAAGGCCTTATCCCTATAAATTTTTAATGTTGAGTCAAATAATTATTGAGATTAATGCCAAAACTAACCTAAAAATAAAACCTAACCAAATCCTTTTCTTAGATGATAGGAGAGGGCATTTCGGGAATATTTGGCTGTATCTAGGGGATGTAAAGTGTTTAGAGATGTGGAAAGATATTACTAGGTATAGCGAAATATTTAGCATATTAAGTCACGTTGAAAATGAATAGTTTTTATTATACACTTTATCATTGCTAAATAAAAATAATGAAAAAGTTTAAAAACATACATACATACAAACATAGACGTGAAAAAGATGATAGGTGAGTTCTCCCTCCAAATTTGATACGTATTTCAAAACTTTCAATAGATTTCTTGATAAAGGAGATGAAGATCGAGTTAGATATGAGGTATCTATATACAAAAGGTGATATAAATTGCCAACAGGTGCACGAATTCTAGTTGATTCTCTAAAAAGAGAAGGAGTTAAGGTAATCTTCGGAATACCTGGACTATCGAACATGCAGATATATGATGCTTTCGTGGAAGATTTGGCAAATGGTGAGCTTAGACATGTTCTGATGAGACATGAACAAGCTGCTGCACATGCTGCAGATGGATACGCAAGAGCTTCTGGAGTACCCGGAATATGCACAGCCACATCTGGTCCTGGTACGACAAATTTAACTACTGGGCTTATTACCGCATACTGGGATAGTTCTCCCGTAATTGCAATAACCGGTAACGTGCCTAGAAGCGTTATGGGTAAGATGGCATTCCAAGAAGCTGATGCTATGGGAGTGTTTGAAAATGTAACTAAATACGTTATTGGTATTAAGAGAATAGATGAAATTCCCCAATGGATTAAGAATGCATTTTACATTGCAACTACTGGAAGACCTGGGCCAGTAGTAATTGATATTCCTAGGGATATTTTCTATGAAAAAATGGAAGAGATAAAATGGCCAGAGAAGCCGCTTGTAAAGGGTTATAGAGATTTCCCAACTAGGATAGACCGATTAGCATTGAAAAAGGCTGCTGAGATTCTAATCAATGCAGAGAGACCAATAATTTTAGTAGGTACTGGGGTAGTATGGGCTAACGCAACCCCAGAAATTTTAGAGTTAGCAGAACTATTGCATATCCCAATAGTCTCTACTTTCCCTGGAAAAACTGCAATACCACATGATCATCCCCTATATTTCGGACCAATGGGATACTATGGAAGAGCAGAAGCATCAATGGCTGCCCTAGAATCTGACGCAATGCTAGTTGTAGGTGCGAGATTTAGTGATAGGACATTTACATCATATGATGAAATGGTAGAGACTAGAAAGAAATTCATAATGGTAAATATTGATCCGACGGACGGAGAAAAGGCCATAAAAGTAGATGTCGGAATTTACGGTAATGCCAAGATAATATTAAGGGAACTAATTAAGGCAATAACCACACTAGGTCAAAAAAGAGATAGGAGCGCATGGCTGAAAAGAGTTAAAGAGTATAAAGAATATTATTCTCAATTTTACTATACTGAGGAGAACGGAAAATTAAAGCCTTGGAAGATAATGAAGACCATTAGGCAAGCATTACCAAGGGATGCAATAGTGACTACTGGTGTAGGCCAACATCAGATGTGGGCTGAAGTGTTTTGGGAAGTATTGGAACCTAGAACTTTTCTAACCTCATCTGGGATGGGTACAATGGGTTTTGGTCTTCCTGCTGCAATGGGAGCTAAATTAGCTAGACCGGATAAAGTTGTAGTGGATCTAGATGGTGATGGCTCATTCTTAATGACTGGAACAAACCTAGCCACAGCTGTAGATGAGCACATTCCGGTAATATCAGTGATATTTGATAATAGAACCTTAGGGTTAGTAAGACAAGTTCAAGACTTATTCTTCGGGAAGAGAATAGTAGGTGTAGATTACGGCCCTTCACCAGACTTCGTTAAATTAGCTGAGGCATTTGGTGCTTTAGGTTTTAACGCAACGACCTATGAGGACATAGAAAAGTCAATTAAGAGTGCGATAAAGGAAGATATCCCCGCAGTAATCAGAGTACCAGTAGATAAGGAAGAGCTGGCCTTACCTACATTACCACCAGGTGGAAGATTAAAACAGGTGATCTTGCGTGACCCAAGAAAGAGTA includes:
- a CDS encoding NAD(P)/FAD-dependent oxidoreductase — translated: MAYNILDSNPIVFDRRRFPGKKCTGVISRKTFLELGVSREFIDREFRSIEIKYARKYTIYVDTDVIRLNRENLEIWLDGEVKTKRPRDAIINGNTVISENEKYEGIVVDCSGWKGNAKWIKAIEYLTEPINEESIIVYIDSKNVGGFSWIVPLPYGTLVGAISYSDPKAFLPNINKRILDIHGGAIPRVSPVSNIKTLKFGDSTGLIKTFTGGGIFGIASLLYPLVNGIRSGKFNEYHSKYKILAKEIRRQYYITRFLESAWKLLPVLFKLYNDKTLNIYEEFDLHSLLIHRFPH
- a CDS encoding PolB1-binding protein PBP2 family protein, whose amino-acid sequence is MNTRLIYLMSVNQKEIEIAIEYFKNYVSVGEIAATMDLKARGISNPQAVISKLIEMGIIEKGEGCYNLVRKSMDKK
- a CDS encoding UbiA family prenyltransferase; this translates as MSLKSYMQLVRIHNVIGAALGAIMGFLVSSQWYLELKGILLSALVVGLIAAGGYVINDVYDVEIDKINKPYRPIPSGRISVNKAKALSITLFVIGIVLSILLNIYAIVIALLTTIGLVYYAKDLKKTGFYGNLLVATTTALSIFYGGLAFFSDNWLLRIIIPTFYSFFLTLIREIVKGIEDYNGDLLNNVKTLATTLGISKSWRIAKILLMLLLVISPLPFFIGFNLIYIIILIIAFVPFTILSIIQKETIEGASKARTYLKISAIAGIIAFLLGSLPIL
- a CDS encoding GTPase — translated: MLGKVIRLIKRSDLIVEVLDAREPSLTRSKKIENISIKNSRKILLVLNKGDLVPLWVLRAWKNYFKEEENIESVYMSATSHLGTKLLRDTMKSILKGDKGIVVFVGYPKSGKSSIINALKGKHSAQTSAHPLEYGYTKSLQLFKIDKKIYAWDTPGVIPPDGDELEKIIRGSNVDLLEDPVKPALILINRIIEFSKESLIHVYKVDFSNPYELLEKIAIKRGWFYKSTKEPNIDMAAKAIIRDYHEGKIAYYTLPPSLYRDD
- a CDS encoding magnesium-dependent phosphatase-1 produces the protein MIRAIVFDADKTLWDHHNISEFEEPLKLVDANTLEDSKGRVLHLFPDVRETLKELKNRGYILGLATWNFEDKANKVLATLDLLQYFDIIVARPYPYKFLMLSQIIIEINAKTNLKIKPNQILFLDDRRGHFGNIWLYLGDVKCLEMWKDITRYSEIFSILSHVENE
- a CDS encoding acetolactate synthase large subunit, which codes for MPTGARILVDSLKREGVKVIFGIPGLSNMQIYDAFVEDLANGELRHVLMRHEQAAAHAADGYARASGVPGICTATSGPGTTNLTTGLITAYWDSSPVIAITGNVPRSVMGKMAFQEADAMGVFENVTKYVIGIKRIDEIPQWIKNAFYIATTGRPGPVVIDIPRDIFYEKMEEIKWPEKPLVKGYRDFPTRIDRLALKKAAEILINAERPIILVGTGVVWANATPEILELAELLHIPIVSTFPGKTAIPHDHPLYFGPMGYYGRAEASMAALESDAMLVVGARFSDRTFTSYDEMVETRKKFIMVNIDPTDGEKAIKVDVGIYGNAKIILRELIKAITTLGQKRDRSAWLKRVKEYKEYYSQFYYTEENGKLKPWKIMKTIRQALPRDAIVTTGVGQHQMWAEVFWEVLEPRTFLTSSGMGTMGFGLPAAMGAKLARPDKVVVDLDGDGSFLMTGTNLATAVDEHIPVISVIFDNRTLGLVRQVQDLFFGKRIVGVDYGPSPDFVKLAEAFGALGFNATTYEDIEKSIKSAIKEDIPAVIRVPVDKEELALPTLPPGGRLKQVILRDPRKSS